The proteins below come from a single Triticum aestivum cultivar Chinese Spring chromosome 5D, IWGSC CS RefSeq v2.1, whole genome shotgun sequence genomic window:
- the LOC123125465 gene encoding wall-associated receptor kinase 2-like: MNGWFEQKRFSYDLLWKGTPPSVAVPVLLDWEVAVHSAEPDRNTSSLECPAEAAGTVCRSNHASCIKGASGYRCICDEGYDGNPYLPGGCQDSINECEEPGSRCLGACVNMEGSYECGCPSGTHRDNATGGCITPATGSCNRSCGDVQVPYPFGFGPSYYWPGFNLTCDYTMSNNEPPRLLLDDYGAFRVVDISLQNTTVRIVGTGALVSVTTKHDGGFSFDEVFTANRETPYSLSTCNELILTGCNVKAKRTAGDDANPGIISGCSSFCSFNDTGGATNVSTGGENKYCYGMGCCQSRISMSSHGMPKMLWLEWLDESNTLDLKTMSSYALIAEEGWFNLTMLSSDSARKVVPIVLQWEILDSALPKAENLKRSNCTSCPMEVAGNICKSKNSYCNLGTRGYSCQCSDGYSGNPHMVDGCTGGRKSFKGTSVIVGVASGMALILMVFAGLFIFSKLKCRRAQMLKHKFFEQNRGQLLQQLVPQRADIAEKMIITLEELEKATNNFDKSRELGGGGHGTVYKGILSDLHVVAIKKPKKVVQKEIDEFINEVAILSQINHRNVVKLYGCCLETEVPMLIYEFISNGTLYDHLHIEGPRSLPWENRLRIAVETARSLAYLHSTASVPIIHRDIKSVNILLDDTLT; encoded by the exons ATGAATGGGTGGTTCGAGCAGAAGCGTTTCTCCTACGATCTGCTATGGAAGGGAACGCCACCCTCGGTGGCGGTTCCAGTGTTGCTTGACTGGGAGGTCGCCGTCCATAGTGCGGAGCCTGACCGCAACACGAGCTCCTTGGAATGCCCCGCCGAAGCTGCCGGTACCGTGTGCAGAAGCAACCACGCCTCGTGCATTAAAGGTGCAAGCGGCTATAGATGCATCTGCGACGAGGGTTATGACGGCAACCCCTACCTCCCCGGCGGATGCCAAG ATAGTATCAACGAGTGTGAAGAGCCAGGCAGTCGATGTCTGGGTGCATGTGTCAATATGGAAGGATCGTACGAGTGCGGTTGTCCATCAGGGACACATCGTGACAACGCAACTGGTGGATGCATCACTCCTGCCACAG GTAGCTGCAATAGGTCCTGCGGAGACGTGCAGGTGCCGTACCCGTTTGGCTTTGGGCCATCCTACTACTGGCCAGGCTTCAACCTCACCTGCGACTATACAATGAGCAACAACGAGCCCCCACGTCTTCTTCTCGATGACTATGGCGCCTTTCGAGTCGTCGACATCTCCCTTCAAAACACCACGGTGCGCATCGTTGGCACCGGTGCCCTTGTTAGTGTCACCACCAAACATGATGGCGGCTTCAGTTTTGATGAAGTTTTCACGGCAAATAGAGAGACACCGTACTCACTATCCACCTGCAATGAGCTCATCCTAACAGGGTGCAATGTGAAGGCAAAGCGGACCGCCGGGGATGATGCCAACCCGGGCATCATTAGCGGGTGCTCCTCATTTTGCTCCTTCAACGACACAGGCGGCGCCACTAACGTGAGCACTGGAGGAGAAAACAAGTACTGCTACGGCATGGGTTGTTGCCAGTCGCGTATCTCCATGTCGTCGCATGGTATGCCCAAAATGCTGTGGCTCGAGTGGCTTGACGAGAGCAACACATTGGACTTAAAAACCATGTCCTCCTATGCGCTGATAGCGGAGGAGGGATGGTTCAATCTCACAATGCTCTCGAGTGACTCGGCAAGGAAGGTGGTTCCTATTGTTCTACAGTGGGAGATCTTGGATTCAGCATTGCCCAAAGCAGAAAACTTGAAGAGATCAAATTGTACGAGTTGTCCTATGGAAGTGGCAGGCAACATCTGCAAGAGCAAGAACAGTTACTGCAATCTAGGGACAAGAGGCTACTCATGCCAGTGTAGCGATGGCTACAGCGGTAACCCGCACATGGTCGATGGATGCACAG GTGGCCGCAAGTCCTTTAAAG GTACAAGTGTCATTGTAGGAGTTGCCAGTGGGATGGCTCTCATACTTATGGTTTTCGCTGGATTATTCATTTTCTCCAAATTGAAATGTCGAAGGGCGCAAATGTTGAAACACAAGTTCTTCGAGCAGAATCGTGGGCAACTACTGCAACAATTGGTGCCTCAGAGAGCTGATATTGCAGAAAAAATGATCATAACCTTGGAAGAGCTAGAGAAGGCAACAAATAATTTTGATAAATCTCGTGAGCTTGGTGGTGGAGGGCATGGTACTGTCTATAAGGGGATTTTATCAGACCTCCATGTTGTCGCCATCAAGAAACCAAAGAAGGTAGTTCAAAAGGAGATTGATGAGTTCATTAATGAGGTTGCTATACTATCACAGATCAATCACCGAAATGTCGTAAAACTCTATGGTTGTTGTCTTGAAACTGAAGTGCCGATGTTGATATATGAGTTCATATCCAACGGAACCCTTTATGACCATCTTCATATTGAAGGACCAAGATCATTGCCATGGGAAAATAGGCTGCGGATAGCAGTTGAAACAGCCAGATCTCTCGCATATCTTCACTCAACAGCTTCGGTACCTATCATCCATAGAGACATCAAGTCTGTTAATATACTATTGGATGATACTCTAACATAA